In the genome of Streptomyces sp. NBC_00259, the window GAGTCCAGCTCGTCCAGCGGCGAGTCCAGCAGATAGCAGGACGACATCTGGGGGTGCCGGGTGCCGGAGTTGAACAGGGTGGGCGACGACGGCAGATAGTCCAGCCGGCTCATCAGGCCGTACAGCGAGGCGACCTCGTCCAGAGCGGGAACGGAGTCGTTCTCGGCGAGACCGGCGGCGACGCGCAGCATGAAGTGCTGCGGGGTCTCGATGACCTTGCGGGTGATCGGGTGCCGGAGCAGATAGCGGCTGTAGAGGGTGCGCAGGCCGAAGTAGCCGAAGCGGTCATCGGCTGCCGGGTCGATCAGTGAGTCGAGACGGGCGGCGTGGGTCCCTACGAACGCGGCGGTGCGGTCCGCGATAAGGCCCTCGCGGTGACCGACGGCGATCGAGCCGGAGAAGACGGCCGCCCCCTGCGAGGCCGCCTCCGCCGCGATCGTGAGGGTGAGCAACCTGGCCGCGAGCCGCGAGTACGCCGGGTCCTCGGAGATCAGACCGGCGGCCGCCTCGGTGGCCAGCTCCCGCAGTTCGGCCTCGTCCGATCCCGCGTGACGGCCCCGGAGGGCGGCGGCGGCGACACGTCCCGGGTCGGTGTCGGGAAGATCGGCGGTGAGGTCGGTCAGGGTCCGCAGAAGCGCGGTACCTGGCTCGTCGACGAGCTGCGTTGAAGCAGGATCGGGCGGCGCGATGGTCACGGGGTGCTCTCCCTCGCTCGGCTCGGGGCCGGCGGGGCGCGGGGCACGGATGCACGCCCTGTCGTGGGGATGCGCCGCGTCCACCGACCTGTTCCGCGAGGCCCGGACGTTCTCGGCACCCGAACCGGACGGCCCGGGCGCACCGTCGGCAGGTCCTCGGACTCGCGGGAGGCACGTGCGTAGGCACGCGCGCACCGGCACACCGTTGCGGGACAGTCCCGGATTCGCACCGGATTCCCCTGCGGCGACAGCGAGATGAGCATACATGTGGGGTGCGGTGGTTGCCGCACCCCCCACATGTTGTGTCGCGAGCCTCCGGCGGCAGCCCTAGAGCTCCAGGCCGTAGGCGAGCAGTTCGAGGCCCGGAAGCGGCTCCCAGTCGCGCTCGGGGGTACGGGCGAAGCCGAGGCGCAGGTAAATGCGGTGGGCGGAACGCATGGTGCGCTGCGTTGACAGAACGAGGCGCCGGCAGCCCGGGACGGCCCGCGCCTGCTCGACGCAGGCCCGTACGAGCATCTCGCCGGCGCCCCTGCCGCGCGCCGCGGGAGCGACGGCCAGCATCCGTATCTCGGCCTCGCCGGCCGTGCGATGTCGGCCATCGGCCCGCCGTCCGGCACGAACGTCACACCGCCGAGTATCCGCTCGTCGCTGTCGACCGCGACGAGCACCTCGGCCGCGGCGGCTCTCTTCGCCACGTCCCGCAGCGCGTCCAGATACCCGTCGTCTTCCCCGAATGCGAGGAGACCGTCCCCGAGATACGCCTGAGCGGTGATCTCGCCCAGCGTCTCGTACTCCTCCGGCTTCGCCTGCCTCCATACGATGACCATGAGGGCAGTGTGCCCGAGGGGTACGACAGCGGGCCGCTGTGCCTCCCCGGGGAGGCACGGCGGCCCGTCGTCGTAGCGGTACCGCTCAGCAGCAGCGGAAGCCCTTCCGGGGATCCGCCTCCCTCGCGTCCATGCGGTCGCGCTCGAACTCGCCGCGCGACATCACCTTCGCCTCCGGGGCGTGCGCCCGGGCGTGGGCGACATACCGGTCGTACACCGACTCGCCCGACACCTCGCGCACGTACCAGCGGACCCAGTCCACCACGCGGCGCACGCCGCTCACCGCTGTCATACCTGCCACGGTACTCACGCCTTGTCGCTTCCGGCGGTCTTCTGGTCCGAGCTGCCGGCGTCGATCGCCTCGACGTCCGGGGCGCCGGCAGGAGCTCCGATGGTCGCGAACACCGCCTTCTCCTGCTTGGTGGTGAACATTCCGGCGGGCGCGACCAGCTTCGACTCGACGTACGGAGCCTCGGCGAGCCGGATGCTCTCCGGCTTGCTGATCGCCTTGTAACAAACCCGGGCGGCGTCCGCCAGGACCACCACGATGAGGAGGGCGAACAGCGCGCAGAGAACGCCGTCGACGGTCGAGTTGGTGACGATGGTGTGCATGTCGTCCATCGACTTGGCCGGCGGCAGCACCTGGCCGGAGTCGATGCCCGTCCGGTACTTGTCGCGCTGGGCGAAGAAGCCCACCTTCGGATCGCTGGAGAATATCTTCTGCCAGCTGGCGGTGAGGGTGACCGTGACGTCCCAGATCAGCGGGACGGCCGTCACCCAGGCCCACTTGAGTCGTCCGGACTTCACCAGGAGCGTGGTGCAGACCGCGAGTGCGACCGCCGCCAGCAGCTGGTTGGCGATGCCGAAGAGCGGGAAGAGCTGGTTGATGCCGCCGAGCGGGTCGTGCACGCCGACCCACAGGAAGTAGCCCCAGCCGCCGACGACGACCGCGCTGGCGAACCAGACGCCCGGCTTCCAGCTGACCTGCTTCATCGGCTTGTAGAGGTTGCCCAGCATGTCCTGGAGCATGAAGCGCCCCACCCGGGTGCCCGCGTCGACCGTGGTGAGGATGAACAGCGCCTCGAACATGATCGCGAAGTGGTACCAGAACGCCTTCAGTCCGGCGCCGCCGATGACTGCGGAGAAGATCTCCGACATGCCGAGCGCGAACGTCGGCGCACCACCCGTGCGGGAGAGCAGGGACGCCTCTTCGACGTCCTTCGCGGCCTGGGCCAGCAGATCCGGCGTGACGGTGAAGCCGAGGTTCGCGACCGCCTGCGAGGCGGAGTCCACCGTGGTGCCGATGACACCGCCGGGGGAGTTGATGGCGAAGTACAGCCCCGGGTCGAGGATGCAGGCGCAGATCATCGCCATGACCGCGACGAACGACTCGGTCAGCATCGCGCCGTAGCCGATCATCCGGATCTGGGTCTCCTTCTGGATCATCTTCGGGGTGGTGCCCGAGGAGACCAGGGAGTGGAAGCCGGAGAGGGCGCCGCACGCGATGGTGATGAAGACGAACGGGAACAGCGAGCCGGCGAAGACCGGCCCCTGGCCGTTGCCCGCGAACTCGGTGACGGCCGGCATCTTCAGCGTCGGCATCGCGATGACCACGCCCAGCGCCAGCAGCACGATGGTGCCGACCTTCATGAAGGTGGACAGGTAGTCGCGCGGCGCCAGCAGCAGCCAGACCGGCAGCACGGAGGCGAAGAATCCGTACACCACCATCCATATGACCAGCGTGCCCGGCTCCAGCGTGAAGAAGTCCGCCAGCGAGGAGTCGGCGACCCAGCCGCCCGCGACGATCGCGAGCAGCAGCAGCGCGACCCCGATGACCGACACCTCGCTGACCTTGCCCGGCCGCAGGGTGCGCAGGTAGACGCCCATGAACAGGGCGATCGGGATCGTCATGCCGATGGAGAACACGCCCCACGGGGAGTGTGCCAGGGCGTTGACGATCACCAGCGCCAGCACCGCCAGCAGGATGATCATGATGGCGAAGACGGCGATCAGGGCCGCGACACCGCCGACGGGGCCGATCTCGTCGCGCGCCATCTGGCCGAGCGAGCGGCCGTCGCGGCGGGTGGAGAAGAACAGGGTGACCATGTCCTGGACGGCACCGGCGAAGATCACGCCGACGATGATCCAGATCGTGCCCGGGAGGTAACCCATCTGGGCGGCGAGGATCGGGCCGACCAGTGGCCCGGCTCCCGCGATCGCCGCGAAGTGGTGGCCGAAGAGCACCCGCCGGTCGGTCGGGTGGAAGTCGACACCGTTGTCGAGCCGTTCCGCCGGGGTGGCGCGGGTGCTGTCGGCCTTGAGGACGCGGTACTGGATGAAGCGTGCGTAGAACCGGTAGCCGATGGCGTACGAGCCGAGCGCGGCCGCCAGCATCCAGACGGCGGAGACCTCCTCGCCCCGCGACAGGGCGAGTACGGTCCAGCCGGCCGCGCCAACCAGCGCGACGAGTACCCAGACTGCGATGGACTGCGGAGTCATTCTCCGCCGGGTTGTGTTCGATGGTGTCGGCTCGGCCATGGTGTGGCTCCCGTCCCGTCGTGATCACCTGCAACGCGCAGGCAATCTAGGCGACCGATTCGCCGGCGTCACCCCCGGCTCGTGTATCGGTACGGCAACGACGGTTGAGGCGGTCCGGTACGGGGCCGCTCCCCTGACGCCAGGCCGTGGCCTCCCCAAGGGGTGCGGTCACGGCCTCGGCAGACGTCCGGGCGGGCGGGGCTCAGCCCGCTTCGGGCCGCTGCAGCCGTGCGACGAACTTGTAGCGGTCGCCGCGATAGACCGAGCGCACCCACTCCACCGGCTCGCCCTGCGCGTCCAGCGAGTGCCGCGACAGCATCAGCATCGGCAGGCCCACGTCCGTGCCGAGCAGTCCCGCCTCGCGCGGGGTGGCCAGCGAGGTCTCGATCGTCTCCTCGGCCTCCGCGAGGTGGACGTCGTACACCTCGGCCAGTGCCGTGTACAGCGACGTGTACTTGACCAGCGACCTGCGCAGCGCCGGGAAGCGCTTCGCCGACAGATGGGTGGTCTCGATCGCCATCGGTTCGCCGCTCGCCAGCCGGAGCCGCTCGATGCGCAGCACCCGTCCGCCCGGTGAGATGTCCAGCAGCCCGGCGAGGGTGTCGTCGGCCGTGACGTACCCGATGTCCAGCAGCTGCGAGGTGGGTTCCAGGCCCTGCGCCTTCATGTCCTCGGTGTACGAGGTGAGTTGGAGTGCCTGGGAGACCTTCGGCTTGGCGACGAACGTGCCCTTGCCCTGGATGCGCTCCAGCCTGCCCTCGACGACGAGTTCCTGCAGGGCCTGCCGCACGGTCGTGCGCGAGGTGTCGAACTCGGCGGCGAGCGTGCGCTCGGGCGGGACGGGCGTGCCGGGCGGCAGAGTCTCCGTCATGTCGAGCAAGTGCCTCTTGAGCCGGTAGTACTTGGGCACGCGCGCGGTACGGGTCGCCGTCCCGTTCTCCGACTCCGTGCCGCCCCCGTCCGTGGCCATGGCCCGCCTTCCCGACTCGTGTGCTGCTGCCGTCACCGGCTCCTCCGTCTGTTGCGGCTCACATGGTGGCACGGTCCGGTCACGGGTCGTCGCCCTCCCTCAGGTGTCGTTCCGATAACGGACACGACAGCCCTTCTTATACACCCTTGACACCCCTAAAGGTCTAGGCCAAGCTCCCGGGTACTGGTCTAAACCATTAAAGACCAGGTCCCAGCCCCACGAGCAGTACTCGGCGTATGGCTCCGTATGTCCTCGCGGTGGGCGGGGGGTTGCAGCATCCCTGAGGAGGGTGGCGTGAAGCGCAAGCTCATCGCGGCGATCGGCGTCGCGGGCATGATGGTCGGCATTGTCGCGTGCGGTTCCGAGAGCGACAAGGGCGGGGACAAGGCGGGGGCGGACGTCAAGGAGCTCACCGTCTGGCTGACGGTCGACGCCCAGAACAACTGGCCCGACCTGGTCAAGGCGGCGGACGCCGCGGTCGTCAAGAAGCACCCCGGCATCAAGATCAAGCACGAGTACTACGGCTGGCCGGACAAGAACGCCAAGCTCGACGCCGTCCTCGCCACCGACAAGGCCCCCGACGTCGTCGAGATGGGCAACACCGAGATGCTCGGCTACATGGTGAAGGGCGCCTTCGCCGAGGTCGACCCGAAGCAGTTCGAGCAGTCCGACGCCTGGCTGGACGGCCTCAAGGAGTCCGTCACCTACGACGGCAAGACGTACGGCGTCCCGTACTACGCCGGTGGCCGTGTCGGCACCTGGCGCAAGGACATCGCCGCCGAGGTCGGCGTGAAGGCCACTCCGAAGACCTACGCGGAGCTGACCGCCGCCCTGGACAAGATCCAGAAGAAGAAGGGCGCCAAGTTCAGCGCCTGGTACCAGCCTTCGCCCGACTGGTACGCCGCGATGTCCTTCGTCTACGGTGCCGGCGGCTCCATCGCCAAGGAAGAGGGCGGCCAGTGGAAGGCGAACCTCTCCTCCCCCGAGTCCATCAAGGGCCTGAACGAGTACAAGTCGATCCTCGACACGTACATGCACGGTGACAAGACGAAGGACGAGTCCGACCGTCACATCGTCTTCGGCCAGGGCAACGCCGCCACCATCTTCGGCGCGGCCTGGGAGGGCGGCGCCGCCGCAGCTCCTGAGACCGACAAGGTCGGCAAGCTCGCCGACAAGCTCGAGACCTTCGTGATGCCCGGCCCGTCCGGCAAGCCGCTCCCCGTCTTCCTCGGCGGTTCGGACCTCGCCATCCCGGTCAAGTCCAAGGCGCAGGGCGCCGCGGCCGAGTGGATCAACGCCTTCACCGGCGCCCAGGGCCAGAAGGGTCTGCTCGCCAAGGGCAACCTGCCCAACAACAAGACGGACCTCGCGACGCTGAAGAACGACCCGAAGACGGTCGTCCCGGCCACCGCCGCGGAGTCCAACTGGTTCGTCCCGATGGCACCGGGCTGGGGTCAGGTCGAGAAGGCCCAGACCCTGAAGACCATGCTCCAGGAGATCGGCACCGGCAAGAAGTCGGTCGAGGAGGCCGCCAAGGCGGCCGACGAGGCGATCGACAAGGTCATCAACACCAAGTGACCTTCCGCAGGGCCTCGTCGGTCACCGACGGGGCCCTGCTCCGTACGAGGAGAGGGACCCTGGGAGCACCCGATGAGTGCCGCAGAGACAACCACTGCCAAGGTGCCGCCGATGCGGCCGTCGAAAGCCCCCGGCGCCGGGGCCGGGACCGGGGGAGCCGGTAACCGGGGCAAGCAGCGACGCACGGGCGGGGCCGCGCTGCCGTGGGGCCTGCTCGCGCCCTGTCTGCTGATCCTGCTGCTGGTCCTCGGCTATCCGCTGGTCCGGCTGGTCACCCTCTCCTTCCAGAAGTTCGGACAGCCGCAGCTGTGGGGCTTCCAGGAGGCCGAGTCGGTCGGCTTCGCGAACTTCACCAAGATCCTCGGTGACGCCGAGTTCTGGGCCGTCGTCGTGCGTACGGTGGTCTTCGCCGTCGGCTCGGTCGTCCTCACCATGGTCCTCGGCATGCTGATAGCCCTGCTGCTGCAGCGTGTCTCCGGCTGGGTGAAGACCCTGATCAACATCGCGCTCGTGGCGAGCTGGGGCATGCCGATCATCGTCGCCACCGCCATCTTCAAGTGGCTCTTCGACACCGACTACGGCGTGCTCAACTGGCTGCTCAGCCGACTGCCCGGGGTCGACATGATCGGGCACAACTGGTTCGCCAGCGGCCCGCAGGGTCTCGCCGTCATCATGCTGCTGGTCGTCTGGGGGGCCGTGCCCTTCGTCGTCATCAGCCTCAGCGCCGGACTCACCCAGGTGCCGAAGGAGCTCGAAGAGGCCGCCCGTCTCGACGGCGCCGGCTCGTGGGGCGTCTTCCGCTACGTCACGCTGCCGGTCCTCAAGCCCCTCCTCGTGATGCTCACGACGCTCTCGGTCATCTGGGACATGGGCGTCTTCCCGCAGGTCTTCGTGATGCGCAACGGCCACCCGGAGGCCGAGTTCCAGCTGCTGACGACGTACTCGTACGACAAGGCGTTCGTGGTCAACGACTACGGCGGCGGCTCGGCGATCGCCCTGGTGACGGTCGTCCTGCTGCTCGGGGTGGTCGCCGTCTACATGCGCCAGATGCTCAGGATCGGAGAAGTCGAGTGAGCGCCGCGACAGCACAGAGGAACAGGCTCGGCTGGAACCTGCTCGGCCTGCTGGTCTTCGTCACGGCCGGCTTCCCGGTCTACTGGATGCTCAACACGGCCTTCAAGCCCGCCAAGGACGCGATCGACCCGAACCCGCACTTCTTCCCCCGGACGTTCACACTGGAGAACTTCTCGCGGGCCTTCGACATCGCCGACTTCTGGGGGCCGGTCGGGCGGAGCCTCGTCGTCTCGCTCGTCGTGGTGCTGATCGGCATCGTGGTCGGCATGCTGGCCGCGCTCGCCATCTCGCGCTTCGCCTTCCGCGGCCGCAAGATCGTGATCGTGGGCATCCTGGCCGTCCAGATGGTGCCGCTGGTCGCCATGATCATCCCGGTCTTCCTGCTGCTCAACGACCTCGGTCAGTACGACAGGCTCACCGGCCTGATCATCACGTACCTCACCTTCATCCTCCCCTTCACGGTGTGGACGCTGCGCGGATTCATCGTCAACATCCCCAAGGAGCTGGAGGAGGCGGCGATGGTCGACGGCTGCACACGCACCGGCGCCTTCGTGCGGGTGGTCTTCCCGCTGCTCGCCCCGGGCATGGTGGCCACGTCGGTGTACGGCTTCATCCAGGCGTGGAACGAGTACCTGTACGCGCTGATGCTGATGAGCCAGCAGAACCAGACCGCCACCGTCTGGCTCGGCAACTTCACCACCAAGCACGGCACCGAATACGCGCCGATGATGGCCGG includes:
- a CDS encoding YbdD/YjiX family protein; its protein translation is MTAVSGVRRVVDWVRWYVREVSGESVYDRYVAHARAHAPEAKVMSRGEFERDRMDAREADPRKGFRCC
- a CDS encoding carbon starvation CstA family protein; this translates as MAEPTPSNTTRRRMTPQSIAVWVLVALVGAAGWTVLALSRGEEVSAVWMLAAALGSYAIGYRFYARFIQYRVLKADSTRATPAERLDNGVDFHPTDRRVLFGHHFAAIAGAGPLVGPILAAQMGYLPGTIWIIVGVIFAGAVQDMVTLFFSTRRDGRSLGQMARDEIGPVGGVAALIAVFAIMIILLAVLALVIVNALAHSPWGVFSIGMTIPIALFMGVYLRTLRPGKVSEVSVIGVALLLLAIVAGGWVADSSLADFFTLEPGTLVIWMVVYGFFASVLPVWLLLAPRDYLSTFMKVGTIVLLALGVVIAMPTLKMPAVTEFAGNGQGPVFAGSLFPFVFITIACGALSGFHSLVSSGTTPKMIQKETQIRMIGYGAMLTESFVAVMAMICACILDPGLYFAINSPGGVIGTTVDSASQAVANLGFTVTPDLLAQAAKDVEEASLLSRTGGAPTFALGMSEIFSAVIGGAGLKAFWYHFAIMFEALFILTTVDAGTRVGRFMLQDMLGNLYKPMKQVSWKPGVWFASAVVVGGWGYFLWVGVHDPLGGINQLFPLFGIANQLLAAVALAVCTTLLVKSGRLKWAWVTAVPLIWDVTVTLTASWQKIFSSDPKVGFFAQRDKYRTGIDSGQVLPPAKSMDDMHTIVTNSTVDGVLCALFALLIVVVLADAARVCYKAISKPESIRLAEAPYVESKLVAPAGMFTTKQEKAVFATIGAPAGAPDVEAIDAGSSDQKTAGSDKA
- a CDS encoding GntR family transcriptional regulator, encoding MATDGGGTESENGTATRTARVPKYYRLKRHLLDMTETLPPGTPVPPERTLAAEFDTSRTTVRQALQELVVEGRLERIQGKGTFVAKPKVSQALQLTSYTEDMKAQGLEPTSQLLDIGYVTADDTLAGLLDISPGGRVLRIERLRLASGEPMAIETTHLSAKRFPALRRSLVKYTSLYTALAEVYDVHLAEAEETIETSLATPREAGLLGTDVGLPMLMLSRHSLDAQGEPVEWVRSVYRGDRYKFVARLQRPEAG
- a CDS encoding extracellular solute-binding protein produces the protein MKRKLIAAIGVAGMMVGIVACGSESDKGGDKAGADVKELTVWLTVDAQNNWPDLVKAADAAVVKKHPGIKIKHEYYGWPDKNAKLDAVLATDKAPDVVEMGNTEMLGYMVKGAFAEVDPKQFEQSDAWLDGLKESVTYDGKTYGVPYYAGGRVGTWRKDIAAEVGVKATPKTYAELTAALDKIQKKKGAKFSAWYQPSPDWYAAMSFVYGAGGSIAKEEGGQWKANLSSPESIKGLNEYKSILDTYMHGDKTKDESDRHIVFGQGNAATIFGAAWEGGAAAAPETDKVGKLADKLETFVMPGPSGKPLPVFLGGSDLAIPVKSKAQGAAAEWINAFTGAQGQKGLLAKGNLPNNKTDLATLKNDPKTVVPATAAESNWFVPMAPGWGQVEKAQTLKTMLQEIGTGKKSVEEAAKAADEAIDKVINTK
- a CDS encoding carbohydrate ABC transporter permease; the encoded protein is MSAAETTTAKVPPMRPSKAPGAGAGTGGAGNRGKQRRTGGAALPWGLLAPCLLILLLVLGYPLVRLVTLSFQKFGQPQLWGFQEAESVGFANFTKILGDAEFWAVVVRTVVFAVGSVVLTMVLGMLIALLLQRVSGWVKTLINIALVASWGMPIIVATAIFKWLFDTDYGVLNWLLSRLPGVDMIGHNWFASGPQGLAVIMLLVVWGAVPFVVISLSAGLTQVPKELEEAARLDGAGSWGVFRYVTLPVLKPLLVMLTTLSVIWDMGVFPQVFVMRNGHPEAEFQLLTTYSYDKAFVVNDYGGGSAIALVTVVLLLGVVAVYMRQMLRIGEVE
- a CDS encoding carbohydrate ABC transporter permease codes for the protein MSAATAQRNRLGWNLLGLLVFVTAGFPVYWMLNTAFKPAKDAIDPNPHFFPRTFTLENFSRAFDIADFWGPVGRSLVVSLVVVLIGIVVGMLAALAISRFAFRGRKIVIVGILAVQMVPLVAMIIPVFLLLNDLGQYDRLTGLIITYLTFILPFTVWTLRGFIVNIPKELEEAAMVDGCTRTGAFVRVVFPLLAPGMVATSVYGFIQAWNEYLYALMLMSQQNQTATVWLGNFTTKHGTEYAPMMAGATMMAVPIVILFLLVQRKMAAGLTAGAVKG